Proteins found in one Streptomyces sp. CB09001 genomic segment:
- a CDS encoding PH domain-containing protein, which translates to MALFGNAHSIDPAQAQQEYARLLGHGEQVHAAYLLIRDTILFTDRRLVLIDKQGITGKKTEYHSIPYRSITHFAVETAGHFDLDAELKIWLSGSQTPVQKTFTKGVDIYEVQAILTQFVAR; encoded by the coding sequence ATGGCACTGTTCGGCAACGCGCACAGCATCGACCCGGCCCAGGCGCAGCAGGAGTACGCGCGTCTGCTCGGCCACGGCGAGCAGGTCCACGCGGCCTACCTGCTGATCCGCGACACCATCCTGTTCACCGACCGGCGGCTGGTCCTGATCGACAAGCAGGGCATCACCGGCAAGAAGACCGAGTACCACTCGATCCCGTACCGCAGCATCACGCACTTCGCGGTCGAGACCGCCGGCCACTTCGACCTCGACGCCGAACTGAAGATCTGGCTCTCCGGCTCCCAGACCCCGGTCCAGAAGACCTTCACCAAGGGCGTCGACATCTACGAGGTCCAGGCGATCCTGACCCAGTTCGTGGCCCGCTAG
- a CDS encoding glycosyltransferase family A protein — translation MPLVSVVMPVYNSAATLGAAVRSVLTQTHGDLELLVTDDQSSDGSMDLLREFAAQDERVLPRSSPERGGAGRARNLAIERARGDYVAFLDSDDMWLPEKTEKQLAFAAEGTAPLTFTSYFKMDADHPGESTDWVPNGRVIRAREHVDYRAMLVQDHIGALTAMYDRNVLGTRLMPEMRKRQDYALWLSIMRDGADARGLAEPLAVYRAHQAGSLSSNKLSLVEYNWALYREHEHLSVPRATRALAGAVWQSLRNSRI, via the coding sequence GTGCCCCTGGTGTCCGTCGTGATGCCCGTGTACAACTCGGCGGCCACCCTCGGCGCGGCCGTCCGGTCGGTGCTCACGCAGACCCACGGCGATCTGGAGCTGCTGGTCACCGACGACCAGTCCTCCGACGGCTCCATGGACCTGCTGCGCGAGTTCGCCGCCCAGGACGAGCGCGTCCTGCCCCGCTCTTCGCCGGAGCGGGGCGGTGCGGGCCGGGCCCGCAACCTCGCCATCGAGCGGGCCCGCGGGGACTACGTCGCCTTCCTCGACTCGGACGACATGTGGCTGCCGGAGAAGACCGAGAAGCAGCTCGCCTTCGCCGCGGAGGGCACCGCGCCCCTGACGTTCACCTCGTACTTCAAGATGGACGCCGACCACCCCGGCGAGAGCACCGACTGGGTCCCGAACGGCCGGGTGATCCGTGCGCGGGAACACGTGGACTACCGCGCGATGCTGGTCCAGGACCACATCGGTGCTCTCACCGCCATGTACGACCGCAACGTCCTGGGCACGAGGCTGATGCCGGAGATGCGCAAGCGCCAGGACTACGCCCTGTGGCTGTCGATCATGCGGGACGGCGCCGACGCCCGGGGACTGGCCGAGCCGCTCGCGGTGTACAGGGCCCATCAGGCGGGATCGCTGTCCTCCAACAAGCTCTCGCTCGTGGAGTACAACTGGGCCCTGTACCGCGAACACGAACATCTGTCGGTCCCGCGGGCGACGCGGGCACTGGCCGGCGCCGTGTGGCAGTCGCTGCGCAACTCGCGCATCTAG
- the aspS gene encoding aspartate--tRNA ligase: protein MHRYRSHTCGELRSSDVGTDVRLSGWLHNRRDLGGILFIDLRDHYGITQLVARPGTEAYEALDKLTKESTVRVDGRVVSRGAENINPDLPTGEVEVEVGEVELLGAAQPLPFTINTEDGVNEERRLEYRFLDLRRERMHRNIMLRTSVISSIRSKMVALGFNEMATPILTATSPEGARDFVVPSRLHAGRFYALPQAPQQFKQLLMISGFDRYFQIAPCFRDEDARADRSPGEFYQLDVEMSFVEQEDVFRPIEQLMTELFEEFGNGRHVTSPFPRIPFREAMLKYGSDKPDLRAQLELVDITDVFEGSEFKAFAGKHVRALPVPDVSGQPRKFFDQLGDYAVSQGAKGLAWVRVAEDGKLSGPIAKFLTEENVAELTKRLSLAPGHAVFFGAGEFDEVSKIMGAVRVEAAKRAGHFEENVFRFCWIVDFPMYEKDEETGKIDFSHNPFSMPQGGMDALENQDPLDILAWQYDIVCNGVELSSGAIRNHEPEIMLKAFEIAGYDAETVEREFAGMLRAFRFGAPPHGGIAPGVDRIVMLLADEPNIRETIAFPLNGNAQDLMMGAPTELDETRLRELHLTVRKPQPK from the coding sequence ATGCATCGGTACAGGTCCCACACCTGCGGCGAGCTCCGCTCCTCTGACGTCGGCACCGACGTCCGACTGAGTGGCTGGCTGCACAATCGGCGCGACCTGGGCGGCATCCTCTTCATCGATCTGCGCGATCACTACGGCATCACGCAGCTCGTCGCCCGTCCGGGCACCGAGGCGTACGAGGCGCTGGACAAGCTCACCAAGGAATCGACCGTTCGTGTCGACGGCCGGGTGGTCTCCCGAGGCGCCGAGAACATCAACCCCGACCTGCCCACCGGCGAGGTCGAGGTCGAGGTGGGCGAGGTCGAGCTGCTGGGCGCCGCCCAGCCGCTGCCCTTCACCATCAACACCGAGGACGGGGTCAACGAGGAGCGGCGGCTCGAGTACCGCTTCCTGGACCTGCGCCGCGAGCGCATGCACCGCAACATCATGCTGCGCACGTCGGTCATCTCCTCGATCCGCAGCAAGATGGTCGCGCTGGGCTTCAACGAGATGGCGACGCCCATCCTCACCGCCACCTCCCCCGAGGGCGCCCGCGACTTCGTCGTGCCCTCCCGCCTGCACGCGGGCCGCTTCTACGCCCTCCCGCAGGCGCCCCAGCAGTTCAAGCAGCTGCTGATGATCTCGGGCTTCGACCGGTACTTCCAGATCGCGCCCTGCTTCCGCGACGAGGACGCCCGCGCCGACCGTTCGCCGGGCGAGTTCTACCAGCTCGACGTCGAGATGAGCTTCGTCGAGCAGGAGGACGTCTTCCGCCCGATCGAGCAGCTCATGACCGAGCTGTTCGAGGAGTTCGGCAACGGCCGCCACGTGACCTCGCCGTTCCCGCGGATCCCGTTCCGCGAGGCGATGCTGAAGTACGGCTCCGACAAGCCCGACCTGCGCGCCCAGCTGGAGCTGGTCGACATCACCGACGTCTTCGAGGGCTCGGAGTTCAAGGCCTTCGCCGGCAAGCACGTGCGCGCCCTGCCCGTCCCGGACGTCTCGGGCCAGCCCCGCAAGTTCTTCGACCAGCTCGGCGACTACGCCGTCTCGCAGGGCGCCAAGGGCCTGGCCTGGGTCCGCGTCGCCGAGGACGGCAAGCTGTCCGGCCCGATCGCGAAGTTCCTCACCGAGGAGAACGTCGCGGAGCTGACCAAGCGGCTCTCGCTGGCCCCCGGCCACGCGGTGTTCTTCGGCGCGGGCGAGTTCGACGAGGTCTCCAAGATCATGGGTGCGGTGCGGGTCGAGGCCGCCAAGCGCGCCGGCCACTTCGAGGAGAACGTCTTCCGTTTCTGCTGGATCGTCGACTTCCCGATGTACGAGAAGGACGAGGAGACGGGGAAGATCGACTTCTCCCACAACCCCTTCTCGATGCCGCAGGGCGGCATGGACGCCCTGGAGAACCAGGACCCGCTGGACATCCTCGCCTGGCAGTACGACATCGTCTGCAACGGCGTCGAGCTGTCCTCCGGCGCCATCCGGAACCACGAGCCGGAGATCATGCTCAAGGCCTTCGAGATCGCGGGCTACGACGCCGAGACCGTCGAGCGCGAGTTCGCCGGCATGCTCCGCGCCTTCCGCTTCGGCGCCCCGCCGCACGGCGGCATCGCCCCCGGCGTCGACCGCATCGTCATGCTGCTGGCCGACGAGCCCAACATCCGCGAGACCATCGCCTTCCCGCTCAACGGCAACGCCCAGGACCTGATGATGGGCGCCCCGACCGAGCTGGACGAGACCCGGCTGAGGGAACTGCACCTGACGGTGCGCAAGCCGCAGCCGAAGTAG
- a CDS encoding SpoIIE family protein phosphatase, which produces MRTGEPLPEVGDVLAALATGLWHWDTATGEVTVDGEAARLLGLPAGPATLTEAQVRARLHPVDWNEITGVVQLAVAEGTLAEVRIRIMDEHGHVVRVVRSRSKPSFDPERKAYVLTGTLQEVAEPRPGTPAGRSAVTGEWRRSREAFLLDAGRALAEARSTEEVLRVAAGLSMPGFSPDGLAVFGVSGDRLTVIGHHGQPDDEANPFVDMSLETDYPAAEVVRTGRAVYLSSPQQYRSRYPMTWSLAERFGRRSWAYLPLTVAGRTMGAWMAAFAYPVAFTPDERSVLTTVARMLAQALSRAGAAENQRELTEGLQRSMLPMLGPEIPGMDIAARYVPTGGGLQVGGDWYDMIPLPGGRFALVIGDVQGHDVRAAGLMGQLRIALRAYASEGHRPDAVLARASHFFHGLAAAEDDPGDLRFATCYYAEVDPATGTVESARAGHLDPVVRMADGTALILATAGGLPLGIDPDTDYPTTRLALEPGDTLMLCTDGLVETGGHDLQSGWHRLRVILEEHADGLEELADALVQAVHGPSSHHTVGPLSDRREDDIALLLLCRQGAGCGCGESTATRAPVRRTMLTVAQAEPARIAAARQHLRDLLHDWPDEEQRDAAVLLLSEMLTNVLVHTDTDALLVAEVAGEPGERWIRVEVTDNGDDLPHKRRPGEMASSGRGLMLVELLADAWGVAPRGEGKSIWYELYEPAAPVDGAGPASGPEAPEPAAP; this is translated from the coding sequence ATGCGCACTGGTGAGCCCCTGCCCGAGGTGGGGGACGTCCTTGCCGCCCTCGCGACCGGACTGTGGCACTGGGACACCGCCACGGGTGAGGTCACGGTGGACGGAGAGGCCGCCCGTCTGCTCGGCCTGCCCGCCGGACCGGCGACCCTCACCGAGGCGCAGGTACGGGCCCGGCTGCATCCGGTGGACTGGAACGAGATCACCGGGGTGGTCCAGCTGGCCGTGGCCGAGGGCACGCTCGCCGAGGTCCGGATCCGGATCATGGATGAGCACGGCCATGTCGTCCGGGTCGTACGCAGCCGCTCCAAGCCCTCCTTCGACCCCGAGCGCAAGGCGTACGTGCTGACCGGCACCCTCCAGGAGGTCGCCGAGCCAAGGCCGGGCACCCCCGCGGGGCGCAGCGCGGTCACGGGCGAGTGGCGCCGCTCGCGGGAGGCCTTCCTGCTGGACGCGGGCCGGGCACTGGCCGAGGCGCGGTCCACCGAGGAGGTGCTGCGGGTCGCGGCGGGGCTGTCGATGCCGGGGTTCTCTCCGGACGGGCTCGCGGTGTTCGGGGTCTCGGGGGACCGTCTCACCGTCATCGGGCACCACGGGCAGCCCGACGACGAGGCCAACCCGTTCGTGGACATGTCCCTGGAGACCGACTATCCGGCCGCCGAGGTGGTCCGCACCGGCCGCGCGGTCTACCTCTCCTCCCCGCAGCAGTACCGGTCCCGCTATCCCATGACGTGGTCGCTCGCCGAACGCTTCGGCCGCCGTTCCTGGGCCTATCTGCCGCTGACCGTGGCGGGCCGCACGATGGGCGCCTGGATGGCCGCCTTCGCCTATCCGGTCGCGTTCACGCCGGACGAGCGATCGGTGCTGACCACGGTGGCGCGGATGCTCGCCCAGGCCCTGTCCCGGGCCGGCGCCGCGGAGAACCAGCGGGAGCTGACCGAGGGGCTGCAACGCTCGATGCTGCCCATGCTCGGCCCGGAGATCCCCGGCATGGACATCGCCGCCCGCTACGTCCCCACCGGTGGCGGCCTCCAGGTCGGCGGCGACTGGTACGACATGATCCCGCTGCCCGGGGGCCGCTTCGCCCTGGTGATCGGCGACGTCCAGGGCCACGACGTGCGGGCGGCCGGGCTGATGGGCCAGCTGCGCATCGCCCTGCGCGCCTACGCCTCCGAGGGGCACCGTCCCGACGCGGTGCTCGCCCGTGCCTCGCACTTCTTCCACGGCTTGGCCGCGGCCGAGGACGACCCCGGCGACCTGCGCTTCGCGACCTGCTACTACGCCGAGGTCGACCCCGCCACCGGCACCGTGGAGAGCGCCCGTGCGGGGCACCTGGACCCGGTGGTGCGGATGGCGGACGGGACGGCGCTGATCCTCGCCACGGCGGGCGGGCTGCCGCTGGGCATCGACCCGGACACCGACTACCCGACGACACGGCTGGCCCTGGAACCCGGGGACACCCTGATGCTGTGCACGGACGGCCTGGTCGAGACCGGCGGCCACGATCTGCAGAGCGGCTGGCACCGCCTGCGCGTGATCCTGGAGGAGCACGCCGACGGTCTGGAGGAGCTGGCCGACGCCCTGGTCCAGGCCGTGCACGGCCCCTCCTCGCACCACACCGTCGGCCCGCTGTCCGACCGCCGGGAGGACGACATCGCGCTGTTGCTGCTGTGCCGGCAGGGCGCGGGCTGCGGCTGCGGCGAATCCACCGCGACCCGGGCGCCGGTGCGCCGCACGATGCTGACGGTCGCCCAGGCCGAGCCGGCCCGGATCGCCGCCGCCCGGCAGCACCTGCGCGACCTGCTCCACGACTGGCCGGACGAGGAGCAGCGCGACGCGGCGGTACTCCTGCTCTCCGAGATGCTGACGAACGTCCTGGTCCACACCGACACCGACGCCCTGCTCGTCGCCGAGGTGGCCGGGGAGCCGGGCGAGCGGTGGATCCGGGTGGAGGTCACCGACAACGGCGACGACCTGCCGCACAAGCGCAGGCCGGGCGAGATGGCGTCCTCCGGACGCGGGCTGATGCTGGTCGAGCTGCTCGCGGACGCGTGGGGCGTCGCCCCGCGCGGCGAGGGCAAGAGCATCTGGTACGAGCTCTACGAGCCCGCGGCCCCGGTCGACGGTGCCGGTCCCGCCTCCGGCCCGGAGGCTCCGGAACCGGCGGCCCCGTAA
- a CDS encoding pirin family protein, translating into MPAVTVENPLTLPRVSAPADAVARPVLTVTTAPSGFEGEGFPVRRAFAGINYRHLDPFIMMDQMGEVEYEPGEPKGTPWHPHRGFETVTYIVDGIFDHQDSNGGGGTITNGDTQWMTAGSGLLHIEAPPEQLVMSGGLFHGLQLWVNLPAKDKMMAPRYQDIRSGSVQLLTSPDGGALLRVIAGELDGHDGPGITHTPITMVHATLAPGAEVTLPWREDFNGLAYVMAGRGSVGVERRPVHLGQTAVFGAGGSLTVRADEKQDAHTPDLEVVLLGGRPIREPMAHYGPFVMNTKDELMQAFEDFQKGRLGTVPAVHGMSGEGPGA; encoded by the coding sequence ATGCCCGCCGTGACCGTCGAGAACCCGTTGACGCTGCCCCGCGTATCCGCGCCCGCCGACGCCGTCGCACGTCCCGTGCTGACCGTCACGACCGCGCCCAGCGGTTTCGAGGGCGAGGGCTTCCCGGTACGCCGCGCCTTCGCCGGGATCAACTACCGCCATCTCGACCCGTTCATCATGATGGACCAGATGGGTGAGGTGGAGTATGAGCCTGGGGAGCCGAAAGGGACCCCGTGGCACCCGCACCGCGGCTTCGAGACCGTCACCTACATCGTGGACGGGATCTTCGACCACCAGGACTCCAACGGTGGCGGCGGCACCATCACCAACGGCGACACCCAGTGGATGACGGCGGGCTCGGGCCTGCTGCACATCGAGGCGCCGCCGGAGCAGCTGGTCATGTCCGGTGGGCTGTTCCACGGGCTCCAGCTGTGGGTGAACCTGCCGGCCAAGGACAAGATGATGGCCCCCAGGTACCAGGACATCCGCAGCGGCTCCGTCCAGTTGCTCACCTCCCCCGACGGCGGCGCGCTGCTGCGCGTCATCGCGGGTGAGCTGGACGGGCACGACGGCCCCGGTATCACGCACACGCCGATCACGATGGTCCACGCCACGCTGGCGCCGGGCGCCGAGGTCACCCTGCCCTGGCGGGAGGACTTCAACGGCCTGGCGTACGTCATGGCCGGGCGCGGGTCCGTGGGCGTGGAGCGGCGTCCGGTGCACCTCGGGCAGACCGCCGTGTTCGGCGCCGGGGGCTCGCTGACCGTCCGCGCGGACGAGAAGCAGGACGCGCACACCCCGGACCTGGAGGTCGTGCTGCTCGGCGGCCGGCCGATCCGGGAGCCGATGGCCCACTACGGCCCCTTCGTGATGAACACCAAGGACGAGCTGATGCAGGCCTTCGAGGACTTCCAGAAGGGGCGCCTCGGCACCGTCCCGGCGGTGCACGGCATGTCGGGCGAGGGCCCCGGCGCCTGA
- a CDS encoding SseB family protein — MYGYDQTAGQQQQQYAPPPQQPMGGGYGQQPPLYPEPSPPSLADAVRAFTTGQMSAEDFQQIFATSKVYCPRGDNPGFLALHNTQQPVIPMFTGLKELRRYAGKESKYFVITGAEVIDLLPTGYGFVLDMEGEHRMVFDAKAVEQMVDFAMRRMYG, encoded by the coding sequence ATGTACGGCTACGACCAGACCGCGGGCCAACAGCAGCAGCAGTACGCCCCGCCCCCGCAGCAGCCGATGGGCGGCGGGTACGGGCAGCAGCCGCCGCTGTACCCCGAGCCGTCCCCGCCCTCGCTCGCGGACGCGGTGCGCGCCTTCACCACCGGCCAGATGTCCGCAGAGGACTTCCAGCAGATCTTCGCGACCTCGAAGGTCTACTGCCCGCGCGGCGACAACCCCGGCTTCCTCGCGCTGCACAACACCCAGCAGCCCGTGATCCCGATGTTCACCGGCCTGAAGGAGCTGCGCCGGTACGCGGGCAAGGAGTCGAAGTACTTCGTGATCACCGGGGCGGAGGTGATCGACCTGCTGCCGACCGGCTACGGCTTCGTCCTCGACATGGAGGGCGAGCACCGGATGGTGTTCGACGCCAAAGCCGTCGAACAGATGGTCGATTTTGCGATGCGCAGGATGTACGGCTGA
- a CDS encoding acyl-CoA dehydrogenase — translation MGHYKPNLRDIEFNLFEVLGRDKVYGTGPFAEMDTDTAKSVLEELTRLSENELAESFADADRNPPVFDPETSTAPVPASFKKSYQAFMDSEYWRLGLPEEIGGTTSPRSLIWAYAELILGANPAVWMYSSGPAFAGILFEEGNEVQKHIASIAVEKQWGSTMVLTEPDAGSDVGAGRTKAVQQEDGSWHIEGVKRFITSGEHDMSENILHYVLARPEGAGPGTKGLSLFLVPKYEFDFETGELGGRNGVYATNVEHKMGLKASNTCEMTFGDRHPAKGWLIGDKHDGIRQMFRIIEFARMMVGTKAISTLSTGYLNALEYAKERVQGPDLANFMDKAAPKVTITHHPDVRRSLMTQKAYAEGMRALVMYTASVQDEIQVKEANGEDAATEHALNDLLLPIVKGYGSEKAYEQLAQSLQTFGGSGFLQEYPIEQYIRDAKIDTLYEGTTAIQGQDFFFRKIVRNQGAALNSLAEDIKKFLALATGGEELSGAREHLAKAAVELEAIVGLMLTDLAATEQDVKNIYKVGLNTTRLLQASGDVIVGYLLLKGAAIAAEKLPTASAKDKAFYTGKIAAAKFFAANVLPGLTLARKVAQGVELDLMELDEAAF, via the coding sequence ATGGGGCACTACAAGCCGAATCTCCGGGACATCGAGTTCAACCTCTTCGAGGTGCTCGGCCGTGACAAGGTCTACGGCACGGGCCCGTTCGCGGAGATGGACACCGACACCGCCAAGAGCGTGCTCGAGGAGCTGACCCGCCTCTCCGAGAACGAGCTGGCCGAGTCCTTCGCCGACGCCGACCGCAACCCGCCGGTCTTCGACCCGGAGACCAGCACCGCGCCGGTCCCGGCCTCCTTCAAGAAGAGCTACCAGGCCTTCATGGACTCCGAGTACTGGCGGCTCGGCCTCCCCGAGGAGATCGGCGGCACCACCTCGCCGCGCTCCCTGATCTGGGCGTACGCGGAGCTGATCCTCGGCGCCAACCCGGCCGTGTGGATGTACTCCTCGGGCCCGGCGTTCGCCGGCATCCTCTTCGAGGAGGGCAACGAGGTCCAGAAGCACATCGCCTCGATCGCGGTCGAGAAGCAGTGGGGCTCCACCATGGTCCTCACCGAGCCGGACGCCGGTTCGGACGTCGGCGCCGGCCGCACCAAGGCCGTGCAGCAGGAGGACGGCTCCTGGCACATCGAGGGCGTCAAGCGCTTCATCACGTCCGGCGAGCACGACATGTCGGAGAACATCCTCCACTACGTCCTCGCCCGCCCCGAGGGCGCCGGACCCGGCACCAAGGGCCTGTCCCTCTTCCTCGTCCCCAAGTACGAGTTCGACTTCGAGACCGGCGAACTGGGCGGGCGCAACGGCGTCTACGCCACCAACGTCGAGCACAAGATGGGCCTGAAGGCCTCCAACACCTGCGAGATGACCTTCGGCGACCGCCACCCCGCCAAGGGCTGGCTGATCGGCGACAAGCACGACGGCATCCGCCAGATGTTCCGCATCATCGAGTTCGCCCGCATGATGGTCGGCACGAAGGCGATCTCCACCCTCTCCACGGGCTACCTCAACGCCCTGGAGTACGCCAAGGAGCGCGTCCAGGGCCCGGACCTGGCCAACTTCATGGACAAGGCGGCCCCCAAGGTCACCATCACGCACCACCCGGACGTGCGCCGCTCCCTGATGACGCAGAAGGCCTACGCCGAGGGCATGCGCGCCCTCGTGATGTACACCGCCTCGGTCCAGGACGAGATCCAGGTCAAGGAGGCGAACGGCGAGGACGCCGCCACCGAGCACGCCCTCAACGACCTGCTCCTGCCGATCGTCAAGGGCTACGGCTCGGAGAAGGCCTACGAGCAGCTCGCGCAGTCCCTGCAGACCTTCGGCGGCTCCGGGTTCCTCCAGGAGTACCCGATCGAGCAGTACATCCGCGACGCCAAGATCGACACCCTGTACGAGGGCACCACGGCGATCCAGGGCCAGGACTTCTTCTTCCGGAAGATCGTCCGCAACCAGGGCGCCGCGCTGAACTCGCTCGCCGAGGACATCAAGAAGTTCCTGGCGCTCGCCACCGGCGGCGAGGAGCTGTCCGGCGCCCGCGAGCACCTGGCCAAGGCCGCCGTCGAGCTGGAGGCCATCGTCGGCCTGATGCTCACCGACCTCGCGGCCACCGAGCAGGACGTCAAGAACATCTACAAGGTCGGGCTCAACACCACCCGCCTGCTGCAGGCCTCCGGCGACGTGATCGTCGGCTACCTGCTCCTCAAGGGCGCCGCCATCGCCGCCGAGAAGCTGCCGACCGCGTCCGCCAAGGACAAGGCCTTCTACACCGGCAAGATCGCCGCCGCGAAGTTCTTCGCCGCGAACGTCCTGCCCGGCCTCACCCTGGCCCGCAAGGTCGCCCAGGGCGTCGAGCTGGACCTGATGGAGCTGGACGAGGCGGCGTTCTAG
- a CDS encoding M18 family aminopeptidase yields the protein MSAPSRFDRGHTDDLMTFLSASPTPYHAVASAAARLEKAGFRQVAETDAWEATSGGKYVLRGGAIVAWYVPEGAAAHTPFRIVGAHTDSPNLRVKPRPDTGSHGWRQVAVEIYGGPLMNSWLDRDLGLAGRLSLRDGSTRLVNVDRPLLRVPQLAIHMDRNVSTEGLKLDKQRHLQPVWGLGDTVRDGDLIAFMEDEAGLARGEVTGWDLMTHSVEPPAYLGRDRELVAGPRMDNLLSVHAGTAALAAVAASGADLPSIPVLAAFDHEETGSQSDTGADGPLLGGVLERSVFARGGSYEDRARAFAGTVCLSSDTGHAVHPNYAERHDPTHHPRVNGGPLLKVNVNNRYATDGSGRAVFAAACEKADIPFQTFVSNNSMPCGTTIGPITAARHGISTVDIGVAILSMHSARELCGADDPHLLANALMAFLRR from the coding sequence ATGAGCGCACCCTCCCGCTTCGACCGCGGCCACACCGACGACCTGATGACCTTCCTGTCGGCGAGCCCGACCCCGTACCACGCCGTGGCGTCCGCCGCCGCGCGGCTGGAGAAGGCCGGTTTCCGCCAGGTCGCGGAGACCGACGCCTGGGAGGCCACGAGCGGCGGCAAGTACGTGCTGCGCGGCGGCGCGATCGTCGCCTGGTACGTCCCGGAGGGCGCCGCGGCGCACACCCCCTTCCGCATCGTCGGCGCCCACACCGACTCCCCCAACCTGCGGGTCAAGCCCCGCCCGGACACCGGGTCGCACGGCTGGCGCCAGGTCGCCGTGGAGATCTACGGCGGCCCGCTGATGAACTCCTGGCTGGACCGCGACCTGGGCCTGGCCGGCCGCCTCTCGCTGCGCGACGGCTCCACCCGCCTGGTCAACGTCGACCGCCCGCTGCTCCGCGTCCCGCAGCTCGCCATCCACATGGACCGCAACGTCTCCACCGAGGGCCTCAAGCTGGACAAACAGCGCCACCTCCAGCCCGTCTGGGGCCTGGGCGACACCGTGCGCGACGGCGACCTGATCGCCTTCATGGAGGACGAGGCGGGGCTCGCCCGCGGCGAGGTCACCGGCTGGGACCTGATGACGCACTCCGTGGAGCCCCCGGCGTACCTGGGCCGCGACCGGGAGCTGGTGGCGGGCCCGCGGATGGACAACCTGCTGTCCGTGCACGCCGGGACGGCCGCCCTGGCCGCGGTCGCGGCCTCCGGCGCCGACCTCCCCTCCATCCCGGTGCTGGCCGCCTTCGACCACGAGGAGACCGGCTCCCAGTCGGACACGGGCGCGGACGGACCGCTGCTCGGCGGCGTGCTGGAGCGCTCCGTGTTCGCGCGCGGCGGCTCCTACGAGGACCGGGCGCGCGCCTTCGCCGGCACCGTCTGCCTGTCCTCCGACACCGGGCACGCCGTCCACCCCAACTACGCGGAACGGCACGACCCGACGCACCACCCACGGGTCAACGGCGGCCCCCTCCTCAAGGTCAACGTCAACAACCGGTACGCCACCGACGGTTCGGGCCGCGCCGTGTTCGCCGCCGCCTGCGAGAAGGCGGACATCCCCTTCCAGACCTTCGTCTCCAACAACTCCATGCCGTGCGGCACCACCATCGGCCCCATCACCGCCGCCCGGCACGGCATCAGCACCGTCGACATCGGCGTGGCCATCCTGTCGATGCACAGCGCCCGGGAGTTGTGCGGCGCCGACGACCCGCACCTGCTGGCGAACGCGCTGATGGCCTTCCTCCGGCGTTGA
- a CDS encoding DUF6458 family protein, producing MGLGGCIILIAVGAILTFATDWDMQGVNLDLVGVIFMVVGLIGVATFSSIARRRRVVMPPSTPVVEDRPHHTQDGYHNGYGA from the coding sequence ATGGGCCTCGGCGGGTGCATCATCCTCATCGCCGTGGGAGCCATCCTCACGTTCGCGACCGACTGGGACATGCAGGGCGTCAACCTCGACCTGGTCGGTGTGATCTTCATGGTCGTCGGCCTGATCGGTGTCGCGACGTTCAGCAGCATCGCCCGGCGCCGCCGCGTCGTGATGCCGCCGTCGACCCCGGTCGTCGAGGACCGGCCCCACCACACGCAGGACGGCTACCACAACGGCTACGGTGCCTGA
- a CDS encoding cupin domain-containing protein produces the protein MTQEPISLASALASFAEQWSPRIVTAVNDYDVRVAKVEGEHLWHVHDHTDEFFLVLDGELHIGLREPAGERVVVLPKGSVFTVPRGTEHKPYAPVPTAILLFEPTGTLTVGDRHDEVPGHVDETSGHALTPGAV, from the coding sequence ATGACTCAGGAACCGATCTCCTTGGCCTCCGCCCTCGCCTCCTTCGCCGAGCAGTGGAGTCCTCGTATCGTCACCGCCGTGAACGACTACGACGTCCGTGTCGCGAAGGTCGAGGGCGAGCACCTCTGGCACGTGCACGACCACACCGACGAGTTCTTCCTCGTCCTCGACGGCGAACTGCACATCGGCCTGCGCGAGCCCGCCGGCGAGCGCGTCGTCGTCCTGCCGAAGGGCTCCGTCTTCACCGTCCCGCGCGGCACGGAACACAAGCCGTACGCGCCCGTTCCCACGGCCATCCTGCTGTTCGAACCGACCGGGACCCTCACCGTCGGCGACCGGCACGACGAGGTGCCGGGGCATGTGGACGAGACCAGCGGACACGCGCTGACCCCGGGCGCCGTCTGA